From Coffea arabica cultivar ET-39 chromosome 2e, Coffea Arabica ET-39 HiFi, whole genome shotgun sequence, the proteins below share one genomic window:
- the LOC113732044 gene encoding dolichyl pyrophosphate Glc1Man9GlcNAc2 alpha-1,3-glucosyltransferase-like, with protein sequence MNHRKLHHNSTTQNQNQNEQIPAASIPKTCGNQLYHFLWFSLIATCIKLLLIPAYHSTDFEVHRNWLALTHSLPLSQWYSDETSPWTLDYPPFFAYFEYFLSFFASMLDPTIVHLSDGLNSKSHLTILFQRVSVTLSDAVLFYGIYRITRKLDPKQKYLIWVLAVWAPGLIIVDHLHFQYNGFLLGMLLISLSALENGEDLLGGFAFAVLLCFKHLFAVAAPVYFVYLLRHYCRGGLVKGFGRLVVMGSLVVAVFAAAYGPFVYNGQIHQVLRRMFPFGRGLCHAYWAPNFWVFYIMFDKLLAFLLVKMGFHVKAPTASFTGGLVGDSSPFAVLPTITPLISLVLVLLSISPCLLKAWRDPKPSAVTRLVAYAYSCGFMFGWHVHEKASLHFVIPLAIIALKSVEDAKHYFFLSIVSCYSLFPLLYEAQEYPIKVLLLLLHAALMWFGLSSYFGAYVPKGDERSHSSAVVRNADFVIGWFGKSYLMGMVVVEICGQFLHPVVLGNKLPFLPLMMISIYSGFGMMYSWIRQLRWIIGSI encoded by the exons ATGAACCACCGCAAACTCCACCACAACTCCACCACCcagaaccaaaaccaaaacgaACAGATCCCAGCTGCCTCAATTCCAAAAACATGCGGAAACCAGCTCTACCACTTCCTCTGGTTCTCCCTGATCGCCACCTGCATAAAACTCCTACTAATTCCGGCATATCACAGCACAGATTTCGAGGTCCACCGCAACTGGCTAGCTCTTACCCATTCCCTCCCTCTCTCCCAATGGTACTCCGACGAGACCAGCCCATGGACCCTCGACTACCCACCATTCTTCGCCTACTTCGAATACTTCCTCTCCTTCTTCGCCTCTATGTTGGACCCCACCATCGTCCACCTCTCTGACGGCCTCAACTCTAAATCCCACCTAACCATCCTCTTCCAACGAGTCTCCGTTACCTTATCCGATGCTGTTTTGTTCTACGGAATTTACAGAATTACTCGGAAACTCGACCCCAAACAGAAATATCTCATCTGGGTTTTGGCTGTTTGGGCTCCCGGTTTGATTATTGTGGACCATCTGCATTTTCAGTATAATGGGTTTTTGCTGGGGATGCTTTTGATTTCGCTTTCAGCATTGGAGAATGGGGAGGACTTGTTGGGAGGGTTTGCTTTCGCGGTTTTGCTTTGTTTTAAGCACTTGTTTGCGGTGGCCGCGCCGGTTTACTTTGTGTATTTGTTGAGGCATTATTGCAGGGGTGGATTGGTTAAGGGGTTTGGGAGATTGGTGGTGATGGGGAGTCTGGTTGTGGCCGTTTTCGCGGCAGCTTATGGTCCTTTCGTGTACAATGGGCAG ATACATCAAGTTTTACGGCGCATGTTTCCTTTTGGGAGAGGACTCTGTCATGCTTATTGGGCTCCAAATTTCTGGGTGTTCTATATCATGTTCGATAAACTGCTTGCATTCTTGCTTGTAAAAATGGGGTTCCACGTCAAAGCACCAACAGCATCATTCACTGGTGGGCTAGTGGGGGACTCCTCACCTTTTGCAGTATTACCTACG ATCACCCCATTGATTAGTTTGGTACTGGTCCTCCTTTCAATATCCCCTTGTCTTTTAAAGGCCTGGAGAGATCCCAAACCAAGTGCAGTTACTAGATTGGTGGCGTATGCTTATTCTTGTGGCTTTATGTTTGGGTGGCATGTTCATGAGAAGGCATCACTTCATTTTGTGATCCCTCTTGCAATCATTGCCTTGAAAAGTGTTGAGGATGCAAAGCATTACTTCTTTTTGTCTATAG TATCCTGCTATTCATTGTTCCCTCTTTTATATGAAGCACAAGAGTATCCTATAAAAGTACTGCTACTGCTTTTACATGCTGCACTTATGTGGTTCGGATTGTCTTCGTATTTTGGAGCATATGTGCCTAAAGGGGATGAAAGATCTCATAGTAGTGCAGTAGTGAGGAATGCAGATTTTGTCATTGGATGGTTTGGGAAGTCTTATCTGATGGGCATGGTGGTAGTTGAGATATGCGGACAGTTCTTGCATCCTGTAGTTCTTGGAAATAAACTTCCCTTCCTACCTCTCATGATGATCTCTATATACAGTGGATTTGGAATGATGTACTCGTGGATTCGGCAACTAAGGTGGATTATTGGGTCCATTTAA